One window of Perca flavescens isolate YP-PL-M2 chromosome 6, PFLA_1.0, whole genome shotgun sequence genomic DNA carries:
- the fdps gene encoding farnesyl pyrophosphate synthase isoform X1, with product MSRHLSLIINAPKIIRTMWKAVFPLKLETTPILLCISSFQGDSNCNGTHSNKKALLSDPQLFEAQFDELVTELSVRDFADPALADALARLREVLVYNSPGGKRNRGLSVIGTLRELLPPAQLTQDTVQRALLVGWCIELLQAFFLVADDIMDGSVTRRGQPCWYKKDGIGLDAINDSFLLEGSIYRLLRRHCRDQPYYVRLLELFTEVTFQTELGQALDLMTAPPGQVDLNRFTIERYKAIVKYKTAFYSFYLPVAAAMYIAGIESEVEHNNAKNILLEMGEFFQIQDDYLDCYGDPAVTGKIGTDIQDNKCSWLVVTALETMTPEQRAELEGCYGRHDDACVEKVKALYNTLQMPTLYHKYEEESYKRLQKLIACHAQNLPHSVFLNFAEKIYKRIK from the exons ATGAGCCGTCACCTGAGCTTGATCATTAATGCCCCTAAAATAATCCGGACCATGTGGAAGGCCGTGTTCCCTCTTAAATTAGAAACCACACCTATTCTGCTGTGCATCTCGTCTTTCCAGGGGGACAGCAATTGCAATGGGACGCACAGCAACAAAAAGGCGTTACTGTCAGATCCTCAGCTGTTTGAAGCCCAGTTTGATGAGCTGGTGACGGAGCTTTCAGTGAGGGACTTCGCCGACCCTGCGCTGGCTGATGCTCTGGCCAGGTTGAGAGAG GTTTTGGTGTACAATTCCCCTGGAGGCAAGAGGAACCGAGGCCTGTCTGTGATTGGAACCCTAAGAGAGCTTCTCCCACCAGCGCAGCTCACACAGGACACAGTGCAGCGGGCCCTGTTGGTTGGCTGGTGCATTGAGTTG CTTCAGGCCTTTTTCCTGGTGGCAGATGATATCATGGATGGATCTGTGACCCGGAGAGGACAGCCCTGCTGGTACAAAAAG gaTGGCATAGGTCTGGATGCGATCAACGATTCATTTCTCTTAGAAGGGTCAATCTATAGACTGCTTCGGAGACATTGCAGGGATCAGCCCTACTACGTTCGCCTACTAGAGCTATTTACTGAG gTAACTTTCCAGACCGAGCTCGGCCAAGCTCTGGACCTCATGACGGCTCCCCCTGGTCAGGTTGACCTCAACAGATTCACCATTGAGAG ATACAAAGCTATTGTGAAATACAAGACAGCCTTTTACTCTTTTTATCTCCCAGTGGCAGCTGCAATGTACATT GCAGGGATTGAGAGTGAAGTGGAGCACAATAATGCCAAAAACATCTTACTGGAGATGGGAGAGTTCTTTCAAATACAG GATGACTACTTAGACTGTTATGGAGACCCTGCTGTGACAGGAAAGATTGGTACAGACATCCAGGATAACAAATGCAGCTGGCTGGTGGTGACAGCCCTGGAAACCATGACCCCTGAACAGCGAGCAGAGCTGGAG GGATGTTACGGGCGCCACGATGATGCCTGTGTGGAAAAGGTCAAAGCACTGTACAACACCCTGCAAATGCCAACACTGTACCACAAATATGAGGAAGAGAGCTACAAGCGGCTACAGAAACTCATCGCTTGTCACGCTCAAAACCTTCCGCACTCAGTCTTCCTCAACTTCGCCGAGAAAATCTACAAGAGGATCAAATGA
- the fdps gene encoding farnesyl pyrophosphate synthase isoform X2 → MGDSNCNGTHSNKKALLSDPQLFEAQFDELVTELSVRDFADPALADALARLREVLVYNSPGGKRNRGLSVIGTLRELLPPAQLTQDTVQRALLVGWCIELLQAFFLVADDIMDGSVTRRGQPCWYKKDGIGLDAINDSFLLEGSIYRLLRRHCRDQPYYVRLLELFTEVTFQTELGQALDLMTAPPGQVDLNRFTIERYKAIVKYKTAFYSFYLPVAAAMYIAGIESEVEHNNAKNILLEMGEFFQIQDDYLDCYGDPAVTGKIGTDIQDNKCSWLVVTALETMTPEQRAELEGCYGRHDDACVEKVKALYNTLQMPTLYHKYEEESYKRLQKLIACHAQNLPHSVFLNFAEKIYKRIK, encoded by the exons ATG GGGGACAGCAATTGCAATGGGACGCACAGCAACAAAAAGGCGTTACTGTCAGATCCTCAGCTGTTTGAAGCCCAGTTTGATGAGCTGGTGACGGAGCTTTCAGTGAGGGACTTCGCCGACCCTGCGCTGGCTGATGCTCTGGCCAGGTTGAGAGAG GTTTTGGTGTACAATTCCCCTGGAGGCAAGAGGAACCGAGGCCTGTCTGTGATTGGAACCCTAAGAGAGCTTCTCCCACCAGCGCAGCTCACACAGGACACAGTGCAGCGGGCCCTGTTGGTTGGCTGGTGCATTGAGTTG CTTCAGGCCTTTTTCCTGGTGGCAGATGATATCATGGATGGATCTGTGACCCGGAGAGGACAGCCCTGCTGGTACAAAAAG gaTGGCATAGGTCTGGATGCGATCAACGATTCATTTCTCTTAGAAGGGTCAATCTATAGACTGCTTCGGAGACATTGCAGGGATCAGCCCTACTACGTTCGCCTACTAGAGCTATTTACTGAG gTAACTTTCCAGACCGAGCTCGGCCAAGCTCTGGACCTCATGACGGCTCCCCCTGGTCAGGTTGACCTCAACAGATTCACCATTGAGAG ATACAAAGCTATTGTGAAATACAAGACAGCCTTTTACTCTTTTTATCTCCCAGTGGCAGCTGCAATGTACATT GCAGGGATTGAGAGTGAAGTGGAGCACAATAATGCCAAAAACATCTTACTGGAGATGGGAGAGTTCTTTCAAATACAG GATGACTACTTAGACTGTTATGGAGACCCTGCTGTGACAGGAAAGATTGGTACAGACATCCAGGATAACAAATGCAGCTGGCTGGTGGTGACAGCCCTGGAAACCATGACCCCTGAACAGCGAGCAGAGCTGGAG GGATGTTACGGGCGCCACGATGATGCCTGTGTGGAAAAGGTCAAAGCACTGTACAACACCCTGCAAATGCCAACACTGTACCACAAATATGAGGAAGAGAGCTACAAGCGGCTACAGAAACTCATCGCTTGTCACGCTCAAAACCTTCCGCACTCAGTCTTCCTCAACTTCGCCGAGAAAATCTACAAGAGGATCAAATGA
- the fdps gene encoding farnesyl pyrophosphate synthase isoform X3: protein MSRHLSLIINAPKIIRTMWKAVFPLKLETTPILLCISSFQGDSNCNGTHSNKKALLSDPQLFEAQFDELVTELSVRDFADPALADALARLREVLVYNSPGGKRNRGLSVIGTLRELLPPAQLTQDTVQRALLVGWCIELLQAFFLVADDIMDGSVTRRGQPCWYKKDGIGLDAINDSFLLEGSIYRLLRRHCRDQPYYVRLLELFTEVTFQTELGQALDLMTAPPGQVDLNRFTIERYKAIVKYKTAFYSFYLPVAAAMYIAGIESEVEHNNAKNILLEMGEFFQIQDDYLDCYGDPAVTGKIGTDIQDNKCSWLVVTALETMTPEQRAELETSY, encoded by the exons ATGAGCCGTCACCTGAGCTTGATCATTAATGCCCCTAAAATAATCCGGACCATGTGGAAGGCCGTGTTCCCTCTTAAATTAGAAACCACACCTATTCTGCTGTGCATCTCGTCTTTCCAGGGGGACAGCAATTGCAATGGGACGCACAGCAACAAAAAGGCGTTACTGTCAGATCCTCAGCTGTTTGAAGCCCAGTTTGATGAGCTGGTGACGGAGCTTTCAGTGAGGGACTTCGCCGACCCTGCGCTGGCTGATGCTCTGGCCAGGTTGAGAGAG GTTTTGGTGTACAATTCCCCTGGAGGCAAGAGGAACCGAGGCCTGTCTGTGATTGGAACCCTAAGAGAGCTTCTCCCACCAGCGCAGCTCACACAGGACACAGTGCAGCGGGCCCTGTTGGTTGGCTGGTGCATTGAGTTG CTTCAGGCCTTTTTCCTGGTGGCAGATGATATCATGGATGGATCTGTGACCCGGAGAGGACAGCCCTGCTGGTACAAAAAG gaTGGCATAGGTCTGGATGCGATCAACGATTCATTTCTCTTAGAAGGGTCAATCTATAGACTGCTTCGGAGACATTGCAGGGATCAGCCCTACTACGTTCGCCTACTAGAGCTATTTACTGAG gTAACTTTCCAGACCGAGCTCGGCCAAGCTCTGGACCTCATGACGGCTCCCCCTGGTCAGGTTGACCTCAACAGATTCACCATTGAGAG ATACAAAGCTATTGTGAAATACAAGACAGCCTTTTACTCTTTTTATCTCCCAGTGGCAGCTGCAATGTACATT GCAGGGATTGAGAGTGAAGTGGAGCACAATAATGCCAAAAACATCTTACTGGAGATGGGAGAGTTCTTTCAAATACAG GATGACTACTTAGACTGTTATGGAGACCCTGCTGTGACAGGAAAGATTGGTACAGACATCCAGGATAACAAATGCAGCTGGCTGGTGGTGACAGCCCTGGAAACCATGACCCCTGAACAGCGAGCAGAGCTGGAG acgtCCTACTAG